One part of the Deltaproteobacteria bacterium genome encodes these proteins:
- a CDS encoding DnaJ domain-containing protein: MLNVAPNYYQLLQVDPSAAPEVIQSAYRTLMTKLRMHPDLGGHTETACRLNEAYAVLRDPAQRHVYDQQLIEASTRTSTISHLTDTHNTRNDSTAPPSARRHIRRPGYHRAIIAQTPHRAPLTGQLLDLSAQGAKLRLAAADVPTGPIAVQCSEFAACGRVAWSRCGTGAAANELEVGLQFDNLTLHGTYFLLSTHA, from the coding sequence ATGCTGAACGTCGCGCCCAACTACTATCAGCTCCTCCAAGTCGATCCGTCGGCCGCGCCGGAGGTGATTCAATCCGCGTATCGAACCCTGATGACAAAATTGCGGATGCATCCCGACCTGGGCGGGCACACGGAGACCGCCTGTCGCTTGAATGAGGCCTATGCCGTCCTCCGCGATCCGGCACAGCGGCACGTCTATGATCAGCAATTGATCGAGGCCAGTACGCGAACGTCGACAATCTCTCATCTCACAGATACTCACAACACCCGAAACGACAGCACAGCGCCACCCAGCGCGCGTCGCCATATTCGTCGCCCGGGATATCATCGCGCGATCATCGCGCAGACGCCGCACCGCGCGCCGCTCACCGGGCAGTTGCTCGATCTCTCGGCCCAAGGCGCCAAATTACGACTGGCCGCGGCCGACGTGCCGACCGGGCCGATCGCCGTACAATGCTCTGAATTCGCGGCCTGTGGCCGTGTCGCATGGTCGCGCTGCGGTACCGGTGCCGCCGCCAACGAGCTGGAAGTCGGATTGCAATTCGACAATCTCACGCTGCATGGGACATATTTCTTACTCTCCACCCACGCGTAA
- a CDS encoding transglycosylase domain-containing protein: protein MRKRWVIAGGLLACLLAAGVFAEHVRTAPDPRANVLVVDRAGVPLAQVPSERYGSRQYVPLAAIAPTLINTVVAQEDRRFYHHPGIDPLALGRAVVANVRAGAVGQGGSTITQQLAKILLENWRGRRIPRTFVWKLAEAVVAIDCELHWSKAEILERYLNNVYLGHRRYGVEAAAQAYFGKAARDVTAVEAQQLAARIRRPNRFAVLTRPALPPNAAPHLVTALLTSDAAAAPSAAGDRVFQTTLDVQVQRLAATTLQREVKRLRDADAALQGAVVVIDVAASELRALVGSVDAADTTRGGQVNHATALRQPGSTLKPFTYLLAFLHQRRPADLVIDAPYHFYLGAERSYTPNNFDRRFHGLLTIREALANSLNIPAVLTVEALGAPYYLALLRSFGMTSLREAPAHYGLALTLGSGAVSLLELTNAYAALARGGEFRGVQMQQGSDAVPTESPFSITEASDLRRAAFLVTSILSDPEARLRSFGDAALMNLDGQPMAVKTGTSHGSRDVWAIGYSPRYAVGVWLGHTDNSPMPGMTGAGSAIPVWHAVMRGLHRGLPPLEFPRPAELARAAFCRERDCAIVKADWATRGAAVSPQVPEPHESFRLLAPVDGDHFLLDPHQPQDRQQLRCRARLPRVLAEHARQASLPVEWLVDGAVIDRSAAAHAETFLRLEPGRYELRARVGQTTTRPARITVSRTESSRPALRVGGE from the coding sequence ATGCGGAAACGGTGGGTCATAGCGGGGGGCTTGCTGGCGTGCCTGTTGGCGGCCGGCGTGTTCGCCGAGCACGTGCGCACGGCACCGGATCCGCGCGCGAATGTGCTGGTCGTCGATCGCGCTGGTGTTCCCCTCGCGCAGGTCCCGAGCGAGCGGTACGGATCGCGGCAATATGTGCCGTTAGCGGCCATCGCGCCGACGCTGATCAACACAGTTGTTGCGCAAGAGGATCGGCGCTTTTATCACCATCCGGGCATCGATCCGCTGGCCCTCGGACGCGCCGTGGTCGCGAATGTCCGCGCGGGCGCCGTAGGACAAGGCGGTTCCACGATCACGCAACAATTGGCCAAAATCCTGCTGGAAAATTGGCGCGGGCGACGCATCCCGCGCACTTTTGTATGGAAACTCGCGGAGGCCGTCGTCGCGATCGATTGTGAACTGCATTGGAGTAAAGCGGAGATCCTGGAGCGGTATCTCAATAATGTCTATCTCGGGCATCGCCGCTACGGCGTCGAAGCAGCGGCGCAAGCGTACTTCGGCAAAGCGGCGCGCGATGTGACCGCTGTGGAGGCGCAACAATTGGCCGCGCGCATTCGGCGCCCGAATCGGTTCGCGGTATTGACGCGTCCCGCGCTGCCGCCGAACGCCGCGCCGCACCTGGTGACGGCATTGCTGACGAGCGACGCGGCAGCGGCGCCATCGGCAGCCGGCGATCGCGTGTTCCAGACCACGCTGGATGTTCAAGTCCAACGTCTCGCCGCGACGACGCTGCAGCGCGAAGTCAAGCGGCTGCGTGACGCCGACGCGGCGCTGCAAGGGGCCGTCGTGGTAATCGATGTGGCTGCGAGCGAGCTCCGCGCACTGGTCGGCTCCGTCGACGCGGCCGATACCACGCGCGGCGGCCAAGTGAATCACGCAACCGCATTGCGCCAACCGGGTTCGACGCTCAAGCCGTTCACGTATTTGCTCGCGTTTCTCCATCAACGGCGCCCGGCGGATCTCGTAATCGATGCGCCATATCACTTCTATCTCGGCGCGGAACGCAGCTACACGCCCAACAATTTCGATCGGCGCTTCCATGGCCTGCTGACGATCCGCGAGGCGCTGGCTAATTCGTTGAACATCCCCGCCGTGCTGACGGTCGAGGCGCTCGGCGCGCCGTATTACTTGGCGCTACTCCGTTCGTTCGGCATGACCTCGCTGCGCGAAGCGCCGGCGCACTATGGACTCGCGCTCACGCTCGGTTCTGGCGCCGTCAGTTTGCTGGAACTGACGAACGCATACGCCGCCTTGGCGCGCGGCGGCGAGTTTCGTGGGGTGCAGATGCAGCAAGGTTCCGACGCGGTTCCAACGGAATCGCCCTTCTCTATCACCGAGGCATCCGATTTGCGGCGCGCCGCGTTTCTGGTGACCAGCATTCTGAGCGATCCCGAGGCACGCCTGCGGAGTTTCGGCGACGCGGCGCTGATGAATCTCGACGGCCAACCGATGGCCGTGAAAACTGGGACCTCGCACGGATCGCGCGATGTCTGGGCGATCGGCTATTCGCCGCGCTACGCGGTCGGGGTGTGGCTCGGCCACACGGACAATTCCCCGATGCCCGGGATGACCGGCGCCGGTTCGGCGATCCCGGTGTGGCACGCGGTGATGCGCGGATTGCATCGCGGGCTCCCGCCGCTGGAATTTCCACGGCCGGCCGAGCTGGCGCGCGCCGCATTTTGCCGGGAACGCGATTGCGCGATCGTCAAAGCGGATTGGGCCACGCGCGGCGCGGCCGTATCGCCGCAAGTGCCGGAGCCGCACGAATCTTTCCGCCTGTTGGCGCCCGTCGACGGCGATCACTTTCTGCTCGATCCGCATCAGCCGCAGGATCGTCAGCAACTACGCTGCCGTGCGCGGCTGCCGCGCGTCCTCGCCGAACATGCACGGCAAGCATCGCTGCCCGTGGAATGGCTGGTCGATGGCGCGGTGATCGACCGGAGTGCGGCCGCCCACGCCGAGACGTTCTTGCGCCTCGAGCCCGGACGCTACGAACTGCGCGCGCGCGTCGGTCAAACCACGACGCGGCCGGCACGGATTACCGTGAGCCGTACGGAAAGCAGCCGGCCTGCATTACGCGTGGGTGGAGAGTAA